In Anomaloglossus baeobatrachus isolate aAnoBae1 chromosome 3, aAnoBae1.hap1, whole genome shotgun sequence, one genomic interval encodes:
- the ILKAP gene encoding integrin-linked kinase-associated serine/threonine phosphatase 2C isoform X1 yields MELYDELPEPPRAPGEHRAAPAGSPPDPGPLNGNSRGKRRAEASDLDGCEGAHQEKKVCKGILSLKAHVAERRGEREELQDAHTVCDLSEECQPVLPNVSRLSYFAVFDGHGGSRAARYAAHNLHRNVVKKLPRGDGGSVDKIIKKSLLDAFRHTDEEFLKQAASQKPAWKDGTTAICVLVADNVLYIANLGDSKALLCRMNEETQKPTVLSLSKEHNPTQYEERMRIQRAGGNVRDGRVLGVLEVSRSLGDGQYKRCGVINIPDVKRCPLTDSDRFVLLACDGLFKAFSAEEAVHFVLSHVQDEDSESEDMDARYESACHRLANEAVRRGAADNVTVLVVQIMH; encoded by the exons CCCCAGCAGGATCTCCCCCTGATCCTGGACCGCTGAACGGTAACTCTAGGGGAAAGCGAAGAGCAGAAGCGAGTGACTTGGACGGCTGTGAGGGCGCGCACCAGGAAAAGAAAGTTTGTAAAG GAATTCTGTCTTTAAAAGCTCATGTAGCGGAAAGGAGGGGAGAAAGGGAAGAATTACAGGACGCCCACACGGTGTGTGACCTCAGCGAGGAGTGCCAGCCTGTGCTGCCCAACGT ATCGCGCCTTTCATACTTTGCAGTCTTTGATGGGCATGGCGGCAGCCGGGCAGCACGATATGCTGCGCACAACCTGCACCGCAATGTTGTGAAGAAGTTGCCTCGTG GGGATGGAGGCAGCGTGGACAAGATAATAAAGAAGAGTCTGCTTGATGCTTTCAGGCACACTGATGAGGAGTTTCTGAAGCAGGCCGCCAGCCA GAAGCCAGCGTGGAAAGATGGCACAACGGCCATCTGTGTACTGGTTGCAGATAACGTCCTCTACATTGCCAATCTCGGGGACAGCAAG GCTTTGCTCTGCAGGATGAATGAAGAAACCCAGAAGCCCACCGTCTTGAGCTTGAGTAAAGAACATAATCCCACCCAGTATGAAGAGCGGATGAGAATCCAGAGAGCAGGAGGCAATGTGAG AGATGGTCGAGTCCTTGGGGTGTTGGAGGTATCACGATCACTAGGAGATGGGCAGTACAAGCGGTGTGGTGTTATCAACATCCCAGATGTCAAAAGATGTCCACTGACAGACAGTGACAG GTTTGTTTTATTAGCTTGTGATGGACTTTTCAAAGCCTTCTCAGCAGAAGAAGCCGTCCACTTCGTCCTCAGCCATGTACAG GACGAAGACTCTGAATCTGAAGACATGGATGCTCGATATGAATCCGCCTGCCACCGCCTCGCAAATGAAGCTGTGCGCCGAGGCGCCGCCGACAACGTCACTGTGCTTGTAGTACAGATAATGCACTGA
- the ILKAP gene encoding integrin-linked kinase-associated serine/threonine phosphatase 2C isoform X2 — MELYDELPEPPRAPAPAGSPPDPGPLNGNSRGKRRAEASDLDGCEGAHQEKKVCKGILSLKAHVAERRGEREELQDAHTVCDLSEECQPVLPNVSRLSYFAVFDGHGGSRAARYAAHNLHRNVVKKLPRGDGGSVDKIIKKSLLDAFRHTDEEFLKQAASQKPAWKDGTTAICVLVADNVLYIANLGDSKALLCRMNEETQKPTVLSLSKEHNPTQYEERMRIQRAGGNVRDGRVLGVLEVSRSLGDGQYKRCGVINIPDVKRCPLTDSDRFVLLACDGLFKAFSAEEAVHFVLSHVQDEDSESEDMDARYESACHRLANEAVRRGAADNVTVLVVQIMH; from the exons CCCCAGCAGGATCTCCCCCTGATCCTGGACCGCTGAACGGTAACTCTAGGGGAAAGCGAAGAGCAGAAGCGAGTGACTTGGACGGCTGTGAGGGCGCGCACCAGGAAAAGAAAGTTTGTAAAG GAATTCTGTCTTTAAAAGCTCATGTAGCGGAAAGGAGGGGAGAAAGGGAAGAATTACAGGACGCCCACACGGTGTGTGACCTCAGCGAGGAGTGCCAGCCTGTGCTGCCCAACGT ATCGCGCCTTTCATACTTTGCAGTCTTTGATGGGCATGGCGGCAGCCGGGCAGCACGATATGCTGCGCACAACCTGCACCGCAATGTTGTGAAGAAGTTGCCTCGTG GGGATGGAGGCAGCGTGGACAAGATAATAAAGAAGAGTCTGCTTGATGCTTTCAGGCACACTGATGAGGAGTTTCTGAAGCAGGCCGCCAGCCA GAAGCCAGCGTGGAAAGATGGCACAACGGCCATCTGTGTACTGGTTGCAGATAACGTCCTCTACATTGCCAATCTCGGGGACAGCAAG GCTTTGCTCTGCAGGATGAATGAAGAAACCCAGAAGCCCACCGTCTTGAGCTTGAGTAAAGAACATAATCCCACCCAGTATGAAGAGCGGATGAGAATCCAGAGAGCAGGAGGCAATGTGAG AGATGGTCGAGTCCTTGGGGTGTTGGAGGTATCACGATCACTAGGAGATGGGCAGTACAAGCGGTGTGGTGTTATCAACATCCCAGATGTCAAAAGATGTCCACTGACAGACAGTGACAG GTTTGTTTTATTAGCTTGTGATGGACTTTTCAAAGCCTTCTCAGCAGAAGAAGCCGTCCACTTCGTCCTCAGCCATGTACAG GACGAAGACTCTGAATCTGAAGACATGGATGCTCGATATGAATCCGCCTGCCACCGCCTCGCAAATGAAGCTGTGCGCCGAGGCGCCGCCGACAACGTCACTGTGCTTGTAGTACAGATAATGCACTGA